In one Mycobacteroides chelonae genomic region, the following are encoded:
- a CDS encoding alpha/beta fold hydrolase, translated as MISRRGFSTMALAAAVGATALGACSNGARVDATRPRTQFPALKQIDAGPLNVGYVDEGPPDGPPVILLHGWPYDIHSYLDVVPLLTAKGFRVLVPYLRGYGSTRFRSADTVRNGQQAALASDVIDFMDALKIPSAILGGFDWGARNADIVAAIWPERVKALVAVSGYIIVNLEANQQPLPPQAELGWWYQYYFSTNRGLRGYRQNTRDFNKLIWHNASPTWNFDDTTYDRSAGAFDNPDHVDIVIHNYRWRLGLAKGEPRYDAVESKLAAKPTIGVPTITIGSDFDGPAKDGATYRKMFTGKYSHRILDGIGHNVPQEAPKDFAAAIIDANAL; from the coding sequence ATGATCAGCAGACGCGGATTTTCCACAATGGCGCTCGCTGCGGCGGTCGGCGCGACGGCCCTCGGGGCATGCTCGAACGGTGCCCGTGTCGACGCGACGCGACCGCGCACACAGTTCCCTGCGCTCAAACAGATCGACGCGGGCCCGCTCAACGTCGGGTACGTCGATGAGGGCCCACCCGATGGACCACCGGTGATTCTGCTGCACGGTTGGCCCTATGACATTCACAGCTATCTGGACGTGGTGCCGCTTCTGACCGCCAAAGGATTCCGGGTTCTGGTCCCCTATCTGCGCGGATACGGCAGTACCCGCTTCAGGTCCGCCGACACCGTGCGCAACGGTCAACAAGCCGCACTTGCCAGCGATGTCATCGACTTCATGGACGCGCTGAAGATCCCGTCGGCCATCCTCGGCGGATTCGACTGGGGTGCCCGCAACGCCGACATCGTGGCCGCGATCTGGCCCGAGCGTGTCAAGGCACTCGTCGCGGTCAGCGGTTACATCATCGTGAACCTCGAAGCCAACCAGCAGCCGCTGCCGCCACAGGCGGAACTTGGCTGGTGGTACCAGTACTACTTCTCCACCAACCGTGGCCTGCGGGGATATCGGCAGAACACTCGCGACTTCAACAAGCTCATCTGGCACAACGCCTCACCGACATGGAACTTCGACGACACCACCTATGACCGCTCGGCCGGCGCCTTCGACAACCCCGACCATGTCGACATCGTCATACACAACTATCGGTGGCGGCTCGGGCTGGCCAAGGGCGAACCACGCTACGACGCCGTCGAGTCCAAGCTGGCGGCCAAGCCAACCATCGGCGTGCCAACCATCACGATCGGTAGCGATTTCGACGGGCCGGCCAAGGACGGGGCAACCTACCGGAAGATGTTCACGGGCAAGTACTCCCACCGGATCCTGGACGGGATCGGCCACAACGTCCCGCAGGAGGCGCCCAAGGATTTCGCCGCCGCGATCATCGATGCGAACGCCCTTTAG
- a CDS encoding YdeI/OmpD-associated family protein, with translation MSKQVPGGVVHTLPADLRTALIGNPTALALWRDITPLGRNEFICWVEDAKQDATRERRIRRTQEELEEGKRRPCCWPGCKHRERTGK, from the coding sequence ATGAGCAAGCAGGTGCCTGGTGGGGTAGTGCACACGTTGCCCGCAGACTTACGCACCGCACTGATCGGGAACCCCACGGCCCTGGCCTTATGGCGGGACATCACCCCGCTGGGTCGCAATGAGTTCATCTGCTGGGTGGAGGATGCCAAGCAGGACGCGACGCGGGAACGCCGGATTCGGCGGACCCAGGAGGAGCTCGAAGAAGGAAAGCGACGGCCGTGTTGTTGGCCCGGATGCAAGCACCGCGAGCGCACCGGTAAGTAA
- a CDS encoding flavin reductase family protein — translation MESAASSDSEVQADFTNLMGQLDHPMYVVTVQGTDGPSGCLVGFATQISVNPPLFLVGLSEQNHTWRVSQAASHLAVHVIPPAEGELVRLFGEETGDNVDKFARCAWHLGPHGAAILDQSSAWFVGEILARITLGDHIGHVLSPVALMRPDESHGYVTFSDVTGLTPGHEA, via the coding sequence ATGGAGAGTGCAGCTTCGTCGGACTCCGAGGTGCAGGCAGATTTCACCAACCTCATGGGCCAACTGGATCACCCGATGTACGTCGTGACTGTGCAGGGAACCGATGGACCTTCGGGTTGCCTGGTCGGATTCGCGACGCAGATCAGCGTGAATCCACCGCTGTTTCTTGTCGGGCTGTCGGAACAGAACCACACGTGGCGGGTTTCGCAGGCCGCCAGCCATCTGGCAGTCCACGTGATACCTCCGGCAGAGGGCGAGCTGGTACGCCTTTTTGGCGAAGAGACCGGGGACAACGTTGACAAGTTCGCGAGGTGTGCCTGGCATCTGGGTCCGCATGGCGCAGCGATACTCGACCAATCCTCGGCCTGGTTCGTGGGCGAGATCCTGGCGCGCATCACACTCGGCGATCACATCGGCCACGTGCTCTCACCCGTCGCCCTCATGCGGCCCGACGAGTCGCATGGCTACGTAACGTTCAGCGATGTCACGGGGCTCACCCCCGGCCACGAAGCCTGA
- a CDS encoding SigB/SigF/SigG family RNA polymerase sigma factor, producing MECPVDVPDTGRPAAKPKPGGAADDYSDVPDMFLALVGMPSDGAAYQRGREQIVTRCLPLADNVARHFDRRGVDLEDLVQVARVGLMNAVNRFDPEKGANFLGFAVPTMMGEVRRYFRDHGWSMHVPRAIRDRHVQIARATAELTQALQRAPTASELAAELDISREDVVESLVAADAYQPQSIEAPLTHGDDESKHVGDLLGGIDPALEHVTNREAVRPLLAGLPRRERAVLELRFFKGMTQSQIADQIGVSQMHVSRILSDTLRHLREQLQ from the coding sequence ATGGAATGCCCTGTGGATGTTCCGGATACCGGGCGCCCGGCGGCTAAACCGAAACCGGGCGGTGCGGCCGACGACTATTCGGATGTTCCTGATATGTTCCTGGCCCTCGTTGGCATGCCGTCCGATGGCGCCGCGTATCAACGTGGCCGCGAGCAGATTGTGACCAGATGCTTACCGCTGGCAGACAATGTCGCACGCCATTTCGATCGCCGTGGCGTCGACCTCGAGGACCTGGTTCAAGTCGCGCGGGTCGGATTAATGAATGCGGTCAACCGCTTTGACCCCGAAAAGGGTGCGAATTTCCTGGGTTTCGCTGTTCCCACCATGATGGGGGAGGTGCGTCGGTATTTCCGCGATCACGGGTGGTCAATGCATGTGCCGCGTGCGATCCGGGACAGGCATGTCCAGATTGCCAGGGCTACCGCGGAACTGACCCAGGCGCTGCAGCGTGCGCCCACAGCCAGCGAGTTGGCAGCGGAGCTGGACATCAGCCGGGAGGACGTCGTTGAGAGCCTGGTCGCTGCTGATGCCTATCAGCCACAGTCGATCGAGGCGCCTCTGACCCACGGAGATGACGAGTCCAAGCATGTGGGTGACCTGCTCGGTGGCATCGACCCGGCGCTGGAACACGTCACCAATCGCGAGGCGGTACGCCCGCTGTTGGCGGGGTTGCCGCGTCGCGAGCGCGCAGTCCTCGAACTTCGATTCTTCAAAGGCATGACCCAGAGTCAGATCGCCGACCAGATCGGCGTATCCCAGATGCACGTGTCGCGGATCCTCAGTGACACCCTGCGGCATCTCCGGGAACAGTTGCAGTAG
- a CDS encoding STAS domain-containing protein produces MSIIDQNASRFAARSKTGVISLFSSTDDTAAFTAHWHRPSAILVRVTGEIDAVNAGHLTEYATRYLDGHRALVLDLEGLRFFGTDGLVALDEIRRHCAMEGIDWSVIPGRAVAKLLDIGGDSSTFPLSDSIPEVWSKLAL; encoded by the coding sequence ATGTCTATCATTGACCAAAATGCATCACGTTTCGCGGCTCGATCCAAAACCGGTGTTATTTCCCTGTTTTCATCAACGGACGACACTGCGGCGTTCACGGCTCACTGGCACCGTCCGTCTGCGATCCTCGTGCGCGTCACGGGTGAGATCGACGCGGTCAACGCCGGTCACCTGACGGAGTATGCAACGCGCTATCTGGACGGGCACCGCGCTTTGGTGCTCGATCTTGAAGGGCTGCGGTTCTTCGGAACCGACGGCTTGGTGGCACTCGACGAGATACGCCGCCACTGTGCGATGGAAGGGATCGACTGGTCGGTGATTCCCGGACGTGCGGTGGCCAAGCTGCTCGACATCGGCGGGGACAGTAGTACTTTCCCACTGAGCGATTCGATACCTGAGGTCTGGAGTAAGTTGGCGCTGTAG
- a CDS encoding ATP-binding protein, which yields MTETDSTESGSHAGDRSLTLQIAARLDNLAMIRTVVGAAATFDDVDMDTAADLKLATDEACTRLIRASVSEATLTVRLDFHSDRLGIVAFTQCLTGDVFPIDSFSWHVLRSLVDHIEVFERDPSADEAGRIVGITMSTGRHTTATVHVAHG from the coding sequence ATGACCGAGACTGACTCCACTGAATCCGGCAGTCATGCGGGCGATCGGTCTCTCACGCTCCAAATAGCTGCTCGGCTAGATAATCTGGCGATGATACGTACCGTCGTAGGCGCGGCCGCAACGTTCGACGATGTCGACATGGATACGGCGGCTGACCTGAAACTAGCCACTGACGAAGCGTGCACTCGGCTGATCCGGGCGTCGGTATCCGAGGCCACGCTGACCGTTCGGTTGGATTTTCATTCAGATCGTCTGGGCATCGTGGCGTTTACGCAGTGCCTAACCGGTGACGTGTTTCCGATCGACAGCTTCAGCTGGCATGTCCTCAGATCGCTGGTAGACCACATCGAAGTATTCGAGCGGGACCCCTCGGCTGATGAGGCTGGTCGTATCGTCGGCATAACGATGAGCACGGGACGGCACACCACCGCGACAGTGCACGTGGCCCACGGTTAA
- a CDS encoding low affinity iron permease family protein: MRSGAHPDGPVVYPSEVNQRLSAFDKFATLMSGYVSQPWFFVMCVLIVVLWAPTFILFNIDTWQLIINTLTTIITFLLVALLQNTQRRSDNAVQQKLNGIADGLADIADALGQMNPNLAQKLSRDRADLLDAVGLEEHESTDSS, encoded by the coding sequence ATGCGTAGTGGCGCCCACCCGGACGGTCCAGTCGTGTATCCGTCCGAGGTGAACCAGCGGCTTTCCGCATTCGACAAGTTCGCGACGCTGATGTCCGGATATGTCTCGCAACCATGGTTCTTTGTGATGTGCGTGCTGATCGTGGTGCTGTGGGCCCCCACGTTCATCTTGTTCAACATCGACACCTGGCAGCTGATCATCAACACGCTGACCACCATCATTACCTTCCTGCTGGTCGCACTTTTACAGAACACGCAAAGACGATCAGACAATGCGGTACAGCAGAAGCTCAACGGGATCGCCGACGGATTGGCCGACATCGCCGATGCGCTGGGACAGATGAACCCGAACTTGGCGCAGAAATTGAGCCGAGACCGTGCGGATCTGCTGGACGCAGTGGGGCTTGAGGAACACGAGAGCACCGACTCCTCATGA
- the usfY gene encoding protein UsfY, with amino-acid sequence MHKSADDPVDHARTFRPHAGEALTDRASWPGLALIAFGITVVVLGLTAAGYRYYGWASIAGVSAFVFFVLGWLWLHIERKRVREMEDAWHQEHSEPRHD; translated from the coding sequence ATGCACAAGTCAGCTGACGACCCAGTGGATCATGCCCGCACGTTTCGCCCACACGCCGGCGAGGCTTTGACGGACAGAGCGTCCTGGCCAGGATTGGCGCTCATCGCGTTCGGTATCACCGTGGTGGTGCTGGGACTCACTGCGGCCGGCTATCGGTACTACGGCTGGGCATCGATTGCAGGCGTTTCGGCCTTCGTATTCTTCGTTCTTGGGTGGCTCTGGCTCCACATCGAACGCAAACGCGTCCGTGAAATGGAAGACGCTTGGCACCAGGAACATTCGGAACCACGACACGATTGA
- a CDS encoding catalase, with amino-acid sequence MDSTPNPKQEQLDTARVGRGSGYLTTQQGVRIDNTDDALAAGARGPTLLEDFHAREKVTHFDHERIPERVVHARGAGAYGYFEPYDDWLTEFTAAKFLTTPGQRTPLFVRFSTVAGSRGSADTVRDVRGFATKFYTPQGNYDLVGNNFPVFFIQDGIKFPDFVHAVKPEPDNEIPQAASAHDTLWDFVSLQPETLHAIMWLMSDRALPRSYRMMQGFGVHTFRLVNESGEGVFVKFHWQPTLGVHSLLWDECQQIAGKDPDYNRRDLWDAIESGQYPEWELGVQLVPESDEFGFPFDLLDATKIIPEEQVPVQPVGRMVLNRNPDNFFAETEQVAFHTANVVPGIDFTNDPLLQFRNFSYLDTQLIRLGGPNFAQLPINRPTAEVDNNQRDGFAQHDIPQGKTSYSKNSLGAGCPALAQDGVFRHYTERVDGHKIRERAESFKDYYSQPRMFWRSMSVIEAEHIVSAFAFELGKVSPHNDIRARTVDQLNLIDNELASEVALRLGLPCPAMQSVDDVLPASPALSQLAMSPDTIATRRIAILAADGVDVRGVEWLRTVLHQNNAVAEVLAPTAGGTLTGEFGGELAVDRAMTTMASVLYDAVVVPSGVGSAGRLARNGYAVHFVSEAYKHLKPIAAFGAGLDVLRAASVVETLATTTEVVEEDGVVTTTAEDDTLPTEFATAFVAAISRHRTWERETEMIPA; translated from the coding sequence GTGGACAGCACGCCGAACCCGAAACAGGAACAGCTGGATACAGCTCGAGTGGGCCGTGGCTCCGGGTATCTCACCACACAGCAAGGTGTTCGCATCGATAACACCGATGACGCCCTTGCGGCGGGCGCCCGCGGACCAACACTTTTAGAAGACTTCCATGCCCGGGAGAAGGTCACCCATTTCGATCACGAAAGGATTCCCGAGCGAGTTGTACATGCACGGGGCGCCGGCGCCTACGGCTACTTCGAACCCTATGACGACTGGCTCACGGAGTTCACTGCCGCGAAGTTCCTCACCACACCAGGACAGCGAACACCGCTGTTTGTGCGTTTCTCGACGGTGGCAGGTTCACGTGGCTCCGCTGACACCGTGCGGGACGTGCGCGGGTTCGCGACGAAATTTTATACGCCGCAAGGAAACTACGATTTGGTGGGAAACAACTTCCCGGTCTTCTTCATCCAGGACGGCATCAAATTTCCAGATTTCGTCCATGCGGTGAAACCCGAGCCCGACAACGAGATCCCCCAGGCCGCATCAGCCCACGACACATTGTGGGATTTCGTCTCCCTGCAGCCCGAGACACTGCACGCCATCATGTGGTTGATGTCCGATAGAGCCCTGCCGCGCAGCTACCGCATGATGCAGGGGTTCGGTGTCCACACCTTCCGACTGGTCAATGAGTCAGGCGAAGGCGTCTTCGTCAAGTTCCACTGGCAGCCCACCCTCGGCGTTCATTCCCTGCTGTGGGACGAGTGCCAACAGATCGCGGGTAAGGATCCTGATTACAACCGGCGTGATCTATGGGACGCCATCGAGTCGGGCCAATACCCTGAGTGGGAGCTCGGTGTACAGCTCGTACCGGAATCCGACGAATTCGGATTCCCGTTTGATCTGCTTGACGCAACGAAAATCATTCCCGAAGAGCAGGTTCCGGTACAGCCCGTGGGACGTATGGTCCTCAATCGCAACCCGGACAACTTCTTCGCCGAGACCGAGCAGGTGGCCTTCCATACCGCGAACGTCGTCCCCGGTATCGACTTCACCAACGACCCGCTCTTACAGTTTCGAAACTTCTCGTACTTGGATACTCAGTTGATCCGGCTGGGCGGTCCCAATTTCGCGCAACTGCCGATCAACCGCCCGACTGCTGAAGTCGACAACAATCAGCGGGACGGTTTCGCCCAGCACGATATCCCGCAAGGCAAAACGAGCTACTCCAAGAACAGCCTCGGCGCAGGTTGCCCGGCGCTCGCGCAGGACGGTGTCTTCCGTCACTACACGGAGCGGGTCGACGGCCACAAGATTCGCGAACGCGCTGAGAGTTTCAAGGACTACTACAGCCAGCCGAGAATGTTCTGGCGAAGCATGTCGGTAATCGAAGCCGAACACATTGTTTCCGCATTCGCCTTTGAGCTCGGGAAGGTGAGTCCGCACAACGACATCCGCGCGCGTACGGTCGATCAGCTCAATCTCATTGACAATGAGCTGGCATCCGAAGTGGCATTGCGGCTCGGTTTACCCTGTCCTGCGATGCAATCTGTTGACGACGTTCTTCCGGCTTCGCCGGCCCTGTCGCAGCTCGCCATGTCGCCCGACACCATCGCGACCCGCCGCATCGCGATCTTGGCCGCCGACGGAGTGGACGTGCGCGGTGTCGAGTGGCTGCGGACGGTGCTGCATCAGAACAATGCCGTCGCCGAGGTGCTTGCACCGACCGCGGGAGGCACCTTGACCGGAGAATTCGGCGGTGAGCTGGCCGTGGATCGTGCCATGACGACCATGGCCTCCGTCTTGTACGACGCGGTTGTCGTGCCATCCGGTGTCGGATCGGCGGGGCGGCTCGCACGCAATGGGTATGCCGTGCACTTCGTCTCCGAGGCATACAAACATCTCAAGCCGATTGCGGCGTTCGGCGCGGGCCTAGACGTCCTACGCGCCGCTTCGGTTGTCGAGACGCTCGCCACCACCACCGAAGTCGTCGAGGAGGACGGAGTGGTGACGACAACCGCGGAGGATGACACGCTGCCGACCGAGTTCGCGACAGCCTTCGTAGCCGCGATCAGTCGTCACCGCACGTGGGAACGCGAGACCGAAATGATCCCCGCGTAG
- a CDS encoding DUF6328 family protein, whose amino-acid sequence MDADHPENDQQWDARARHENVTERLDRNWASLLQELRVLETGVQLLTGLLLTLPFQQRFIVLDHPMRLVYLATVACSVVSTVLLVAPVGMHRVLFRRHRLAVLVSAAHRLAFAGLLALGLAMVGVTDIVFDTVSGRRVGIASGAVALVAFGFCWLVLPLILRSRSTSRTRPGPRLPL is encoded by the coding sequence GTGGACGCCGACCACCCGGAAAACGACCAGCAGTGGGACGCAAGGGCGCGCCACGAGAATGTGACCGAACGGCTTGACCGGAACTGGGCCAGTCTTTTGCAGGAACTGCGGGTCCTGGAAACCGGCGTCCAATTGTTGACCGGCCTGCTGCTCACACTCCCCTTCCAACAGCGCTTCATCGTGCTCGATCACCCGATGCGGTTGGTCTATCTCGCCACGGTGGCTTGCTCGGTTGTGTCCACAGTGCTGTTGGTGGCACCCGTTGGCATGCACCGGGTGCTGTTCCGCCGCCACCGCCTAGCCGTGCTTGTCTCTGCGGCACACCGGTTGGCGTTCGCCGGTCTGCTGGCACTGGGGCTGGCCATGGTCGGGGTCACCGACATCGTCTTCGACACCGTCTCGGGCCGGCGTGTCGGCATCGCTTCGGGTGCCGTCGCACTCGTTGCGTTCGGCTTCTGCTGGCTCGTGTTGCCGCTCATCCTTCGTTCGAGAAGTACCTCCCGAACGCGGCCTGGACCGCGGCTTCCCTTGTAG
- a CDS encoding hemophore-related protein, with the protein MSNKTILAALVISAASALVGAPVAHASTDCSPESVTQTIRAADNALSVYFAKYPQANEVITQAYTQPESVGAANIKAYFGAHPQQDRELQDIMAPIDKKRQECKTV; encoded by the coding sequence GTGAGTAACAAGACTATCCTTGCAGCCCTTGTCATCTCGGCGGCATCAGCGTTGGTCGGCGCACCGGTCGCACATGCATCGACAGACTGCAGCCCGGAGAGCGTCACGCAGACGATCCGCGCGGCTGACAACGCCCTGAGTGTCTATTTTGCGAAGTATCCCCAGGCCAACGAGGTGATCACGCAGGCCTACACGCAGCCCGAATCGGTTGGGGCAGCGAATATCAAGGCGTACTTTGGCGCCCACCCCCAACAGGACCGGGAACTTCAGGACATCATGGCGCCCATCGACAAGAAGCGGCAGGAGTGCAAGACAGTCTGA
- a CDS encoding GAF and ANTAR domain-containing protein → MVIVTDDPVPGAFSAKMADAARRMQQEHSSVEMTLQSITTAALENVPGVEQAGITLVTGQYTIESRAATSEVPRILDEIQQKLREGPCVQSAWEHETVYAEDLAKSTRWPEFAKAAVKLGVRSMLSFQLFTHGENLGALNLYSQSAQAFGADSYDAGLALATHAAIVLVAAQRESQWVSALASRDIIGQAKGMLMERFAIDAAQAFTLIRQLSQESNTKLVDVARAIVDDRPSR, encoded by the coding sequence ATGGTCATCGTGACCGACGACCCTGTTCCTGGCGCATTCAGCGCGAAGATGGCTGATGCCGCCCGCCGCATGCAACAAGAGCATTCCAGCGTCGAGATGACGCTCCAATCGATCACCACCGCGGCTCTGGAGAATGTGCCCGGTGTTGAGCAGGCCGGCATCACCCTGGTGACCGGTCAGTACACCATCGAATCCCGGGCAGCGACCTCGGAGGTGCCCCGCATTCTCGACGAGATACAACAGAAGCTGCGCGAAGGGCCCTGTGTCCAATCTGCGTGGGAGCATGAAACGGTGTACGCCGAGGACCTGGCCAAGTCCACACGCTGGCCGGAATTCGCGAAGGCCGCAGTCAAGCTCGGTGTGCGATCAATGTTGTCTTTCCAGTTGTTCACGCATGGGGAAAACCTTGGGGCGCTGAATCTCTACTCGCAGAGCGCCCAGGCATTCGGCGCGGATTCGTATGACGCCGGCCTTGCGCTGGCCACCCACGCGGCGATCGTGCTCGTGGCTGCGCAACGCGAATCACAGTGGGTCTCGGCTCTAGCCTCCCGCGACATCATCGGGCAAGCCAAGGGAATGCTGATGGAGCGGTTCGCTATCGATGCCGCCCAGGCCTTCACGCTGATACGGCAGTTATCTCAGGAGTCCAACACCAAGCTGGTGGACGTGGCCCGTGCCATCGTCGATGATCGCCCCTCGCGTTGA
- a CDS encoding amino acid permease — MNSTSETLTRGLSARHIRFIALGSAIGTGLFYGSAEAIRQAGPSVLLAYLLGGAVIYIVLRSLGEMAVRSPVAGSFGEYATQYMGPLAGFLTGWTYALEMVVVCLADVTAFGVYMGFWFPGVPRWIWVLSIIFFIGAINLLSVKVFGEVEFWLSLVKVLAIVAMIGGGIAILLWGTSTGHEAQHGIANLWNDGGFFPNGLAGFLGSFMIVMFAFGGTEIIGITAGEAKDPAHTIPRAINTVPIRIMLFYVLTLAVIMSLNPWRSIDSNSSPFVQIFEGLGLTSAATVLNVIVVTAALSAINSDVFAAGRMIYGMAQRGQAPAIMRRVSRNGVPWMTVVVMTAALLVGVVLNYAIEERVFVIIASVATFATIFVWLMILLSHFRFRSQTGAGDLSGPSFPVPAWPYLQVFATGFLVFVMILLGFSADTRVALIVGAVWLLLLAAGYRMSRRVA; from the coding sequence GTGAACAGCACGTCGGAGACGCTGACGCGAGGGCTCTCCGCGCGCCACATCCGCTTCATCGCATTGGGTTCGGCCATTGGGACGGGTCTGTTCTACGGATCGGCCGAAGCGATCAGGCAGGCGGGCCCCTCGGTTCTGCTGGCGTACCTGCTGGGCGGGGCTGTCATCTACATCGTGTTGCGGTCGCTGGGGGAGATGGCGGTGCGCAGCCCGGTTGCCGGATCATTCGGCGAATACGCGACGCAATACATGGGCCCGCTGGCCGGGTTTCTCACCGGCTGGACGTACGCCCTGGAGATGGTCGTCGTCTGCCTGGCCGATGTCACCGCGTTCGGTGTGTACATGGGGTTCTGGTTCCCGGGCGTGCCACGCTGGATCTGGGTCCTCTCGATCATCTTCTTCATCGGTGCGATAAATCTGCTCAGCGTCAAGGTGTTCGGGGAAGTCGAGTTCTGGCTCAGCCTCGTCAAGGTGCTTGCCATTGTGGCGATGATCGGTGGTGGCATCGCGATCTTGCTGTGGGGGACATCTACCGGGCATGAGGCGCAGCACGGTATCGCCAATCTGTGGAATGACGGCGGCTTCTTTCCCAACGGGTTGGCAGGCTTCTTGGGCAGCTTCATGATCGTGATGTTCGCGTTCGGAGGCACCGAGATCATCGGAATCACTGCGGGTGAGGCCAAGGACCCGGCGCACACGATTCCCCGGGCCATCAACACAGTTCCCATACGCATCATGCTTTTCTATGTTTTGACGCTCGCCGTCATCATGTCCCTGAATCCCTGGCGCTCCATCGATTCGAACAGCAGCCCGTTTGTCCAGATATTCGAGGGGTTGGGGCTTACGTCAGCGGCGACCGTCCTGAATGTCATTGTGGTGACGGCGGCATTGTCGGCGATCAACAGTGATGTCTTCGCCGCTGGACGAATGATCTACGGCATGGCTCAGCGAGGACAGGCACCCGCGATCATGCGGCGGGTATCGCGTAACGGCGTCCCGTGGATGACCGTGGTCGTCATGACGGCGGCCTTGCTCGTCGGCGTGGTGTTGAACTATGCGATAGAGGAACGTGTTTTCGTCATCATCGCCTCGGTTGCCACCTTTGCAACGATCTTCGTCTGGCTGATGATCCTTCTGTCCCACTTCAGGTTCCGGTCACAAACGGGCGCTGGCGATCTATCGGGTCCGAGCTTCCCGGTACCGGCCTGGCCGTACCTGCAGGTGTTCGCGACCGGATTTCTGGTCTTCGTCATGATCCTGCTGGGCTTCAGTGCCGATACCCGCGTTGCGCTCATCGTCGGTGCGGTGTGGCTTCTACTGCTCGCGGCCGGGTATCGCATGTCGCGCCGGGTTGCGTAG
- a CDS encoding lipase family protein, protein MSHTPATRRARDRFYDPPALDNTGSPGDLLRATPMAARVFPGVRMRTQAWRVLYRSTTATGTPIAVSGVVLIPDAPAPMTARPLLGFAPGSQGLARSATVSRLLALGLEYEAPFLTAAVRRGWVVAVTDYPGLGTPGVHPYVVGKTNGRALLDIMRAARQLPQADLEPQGPAGIYGYSEGGNTAGWAAQLQPSYAPDMPLRAAAVGAAPVDFPELASELDGGLFAFLLLYSGIGLDSSYPELRLHDYLNRGGRLVTAVLRRTHIVAAIVLGLLLPKNRQRYLAGADPFVEPGWVTQLHDNSLGHLAPAAPVLVGTGRQDQVIPYRQAELLVQRWSALGVDVREHPIRFGEHLTAAPQFAKAGFAFLSDHFGRAEASAPTVREAG, encoded by the coding sequence ATGTCTCATACCCCGGCCACCCGCCGAGCGCGTGATCGGTTCTACGATCCGCCCGCTCTCGACAACACCGGATCTCCCGGCGATCTACTGCGTGCCACGCCCATGGCCGCGCGTGTCTTCCCCGGAGTCAGGATGCGCACCCAGGCCTGGCGCGTGCTGTATCGATCGACGACCGCCACCGGCACCCCTATCGCGGTATCCGGTGTCGTGCTCATCCCCGATGCTCCCGCCCCGATGACTGCACGGCCTTTACTCGGATTCGCCCCGGGCAGCCAGGGTCTGGCGCGCTCTGCCACCGTGTCTCGCCTACTTGCACTCGGCCTGGAGTACGAGGCCCCCTTCCTCACCGCGGCCGTACGGCGCGGTTGGGTAGTGGCCGTCACCGACTATCCGGGGCTCGGCACCCCTGGCGTGCATCCCTATGTCGTCGGAAAAACAAACGGACGCGCGCTTTTGGACATCATGCGCGCCGCAAGACAACTACCACAGGCCGATCTCGAGCCGCAGGGCCCGGCAGGCATATACGGCTACTCCGAGGGCGGCAACACTGCCGGCTGGGCCGCGCAGTTGCAGCCCAGCTACGCACCTGACATGCCGCTGCGTGCTGCGGCCGTCGGCGCGGCTCCGGTAGATTTCCCCGAACTCGCCAGCGAACTGGACGGTGGACTTTTCGCCTTTCTCCTGCTGTACAGCGGGATTGGGCTCGACAGCAGCTATCCCGAACTGCGATTGCATGACTACCTCAACCGAGGCGGGCGGCTGGTCACCGCAGTGTTGCGACGGACCCATATTGTCGCCGCAATTGTTCTGGGCCTGCTGCTACCCAAGAATCGACAGCGCTATCTCGCGGGTGCGGACCCCTTTGTCGAGCCGGGATGGGTCACGCAACTGCACGACAACAGCCTGGGACACCTGGCGCCCGCAGCTCCGGTGTTGGTGGGCACCGGACGGCAAGATCAGGTGATTCCCTACCGTCAGGCCGAGCTGTTGGTGCAGCGGTGGAGCGCTCTCGGTGTCGACGTGCGCGAGCATCCGATTCGTTTCGGTGAGCACCTCACCGCTGCACCACAATTCGCGAAGGCAGGATTCGCATTTCTCTCCGATCATTTCGGTCGCGCCGAAGCAAGCGCACCCACGGTGAGGGAAGCGGGATGA